The Paramisgurnus dabryanus chromosome 3, PD_genome_1.1, whole genome shotgun sequence genome includes a window with the following:
- the LOC135768397 gene encoding uncharacterized protein: MRDSQPCRIKIEDTEEQRDLMMEINKDNPPQLNKADETHHNITTIQNVAQKGTRRTGDKLCKESLKRDGRPTDRSRIHSEEKPTCHHCGKSFARKSNLTMHIKIHTGEKPFACHQCEKTFLTTKELKIHMRTHTGEKPYTCLECGKSFTQLSHLKRHRKIHTGEKPYTCQECGKSFTQLSVLKSHAKIHTGEKPYTCLECGKSFTQLSVLKAHAKIHTGEKPNTCQECGKCFTQTSHLKYHMKIHTGEKPFTCDLCGRSFSCLRNLNIHTLIHTGEKPFTCHLCERSFTTKGTLKSHMRIHTGDKPFVCHLCGKSFSQLTNLKIHARVHTGEKPFTCSQCKKSFRSKSKFTAHMKIHSKEKPFACLQCEECFRDASQLKTHMTNHTGEKPFACHLCERSFTTTGTLKSHMRIHTGEKPFVCHLCGKSFSQLTNLKIHARVHTGEKPFTCTQCNKCFSIKRNLTAHMKIHRDEKPFACLQCEKCFRDESQLKTHMTIHTGEKPFVCLQCGKSFTSKSALRIHMTVHTGVKPFVCHLCGTSFSYLSSLKNHARVHTGEKPFTCSQCEKSFRSKTELTAHMKTHSKEKPFACLQCEKCFRNKSHLKTHMRTHTERNHSDAIIEFQK; the protein is encoded by the exons ATGAGAGATTCACAACCATGCAGAATAAAGATTGAAGATACTGAAGAACAAAGAG ATTTGATGATGGAAATAAACAAGGACAATCCTCCTCAACTGAATAAAGCTGATGAAACGCATCATAATATTACAACAATACAGAATGTTGCACAGAAAGGAACTCGAAGAACAGGAGACAAACTGTGTAAAGAGAGTTTGAAAAGAGATGGACGCCCTACGGATCGCTCGAGGATTCACAGTGAGGAGAAGCCCACGTGTCATCACTGTGGGAAAAGTTTTGCCAGAAAATCAAACCTCACAATGCACATaaaaattcacactggagagaaaccattcGCTTGCCATCAGTGTGAAAAAACTTTCCTAACTACAAAAGAACTTAAGATACACATGAGAACTCATACTGGCGAGAAACCATACACTTGTCTTGAGTGTGGAAAAAGTTTTACCCAATTATCACACTTAAAGAGACATAGGAAAAtccacactggagagaaaccatacACTTGTCAGGAGTGTGGAAAAAGTTTTACCCAATTATCAGTGTTAAAGTCACATGCGAAAAtccacactggagagaaaccatacACTTGTCTGGAGTGTGGAAAAAGTTTTACCCAATTATCAGTGTTAAAGGCACATGCGAAAAtccacactggagagaaaccaaaCACTTGTCAGGAGTGTGGAAAATGTTTTACCCAAACATCACACTTAAAATATCATATGAAAAtccacactggagagaaaccattcaCGTGTGATCTGTGTGGAAGGAGTTTTTCATGTCTACGCAACCTTAACATACACACGttaattcacactggagagaaaccttttaCATGTCATCTGTGTGAAAGGAGTTTTACAACTAAAGGCACTCTTAAGTCACACATGAGAATCCACACTGGAGACAAACCTTTCGTGTGTCAtctgtgtggaaagagtttttcaCAACTAACTAACCTTAAGATTCACGCAAGAgttcacaccggagagaaaccttTTACATGCAGTCaatgtaaaaaaagtttcagAAGTAAAAGCAAATTTACAGCACACATGAAAATTCACAGTAAAGAGAAACCTTTCGCTTGTCTTCAGTGTGAAGAGTGTTTCAGAGATGCAAGTCAACTTAAGACACACATGACAaatcacactggagagaaaccatttGCATGTCATCTGTGTGAAAGGAGTTTTACAACTACAGGCACTCTTAAGTCACACATGAGAAtccacactggagagaaacctttcgtgtgtcatctgtgtggaaagagtttttcaCAACTAACTAACCTTAAGATTCACGCAAGAgttcacaccggagagaaaccgTTTACATGCACTCAGTGTAACAAGTGTTTCAGTATTAAACGCAACCTTACAGCACACATGAAAATTCACAGAGATGAGAAACCTTTCGCTTGTCTTCAGTGTGAAAAGTGTTTCAGAGATGAAAGTCAACTTAAGACACACATGAccattcacactggagagaaaccattcGTATGTCtccagtgtggaaagagttttacaagTAAAAGCGCTCTTCGGATACACATGACAGTTCACACAGGAGTGAAACCATTCGTGTGTCATTTGTGTGGAACGAGTTTTTCATATCTATCCAGCCTTAAGAATCATGCAAGAgttcacaccggagagaaaccttTTACATGTAGTCAATGTGAAAAAAGTTTTAGAAGTAAAACCGAACTTACAGCACACATGAAAACTCACAGTAAAGAGAAACCTTTCGCTTGTCTTCAGTGTGAAAAGTGTTTCAGAAATAAAAGTCATCTTAAGACACACATGAGAACTCACACTGAGAGAAACCATTCAGATGCTATTATTGagtttcaaaaataa